TCGGCTAGCGCTTTCGCATTTTACCTTTGCCCAAGAGCAGCCAGTCGACCGAGATGTTCTCCTTGAGAGCTAGCGTGATCAGGAAGTCCGTGTGGGGTGTCGTCCCACTCTCGTATCGGTTGACGTTTTGCTGAAACACGCCGAGATCACGC
The sequence above is drawn from the Myxococcales bacterium genome and encodes:
- a CDS encoding helix-turn-helix domain-containing protein — protein: MATAAVGRLKRKLPERLATVRGDRSQRQFARDLGVFQQNVNRYESGTTPHTDFLITLALKENISVDWLLLGKGKMRKR